In one Sphingobacterium daejeonense genomic region, the following are encoded:
- a CDS encoding beta-ketoacyl-ACP synthase III: MSKIHAAITAVNGYVPDYILTNKELETMVDTNDEWIVTRTGIRERRILKDPGKATSDLAVPAVKGLLEKRGISAEEIDLIIFCTSTPDMLFPATANILADKIGATKAWGYDLQAACSGFLFGLTTGAQFIESGKHKKVLVVGGDKMSAVVNYQDRNTCILFGDGCGAVLLEPNTEGNGVIDSILKTDGSGGQYLNIKGGGSLNPASHATVDAGLHYAYQEGRTVFKFAVTNMADVAVEVMERNKLTSDDVNWLVPHQANKRIIDATAERAGLPEEKVMVNIQKYGNTTSGTIPLCLWEWESQLKKGDNLILAAFGGGFTWGSVYLRWAY, translated from the coding sequence ATGTCTAAAATTCACGCAGCTATTACTGCAGTAAATGGTTACGTTCCGGACTATATCCTTACCAACAAAGAGTTGGAAACTATGGTGGACACCAATGATGAATGGATCGTAACCCGTACAGGAATTCGTGAGAGAAGAATATTAAAAGATCCCGGAAAAGCAACTTCTGACCTAGCAGTGCCGGCAGTAAAAGGGTTATTGGAAAAAAGAGGCATATCAGCCGAAGAAATTGACCTGATTATCTTTTGTACAAGTACCCCTGATATGTTGTTCCCTGCTACAGCAAACATCTTAGCCGATAAAATTGGCGCAACAAAAGCTTGGGGATACGATTTGCAAGCTGCTTGTTCTGGATTCCTTTTCGGATTAACAACCGGAGCACAATTCATTGAGTCGGGAAAACATAAAAAAGTATTGGTAGTCGGTGGAGACAAAATGTCCGCAGTAGTAAACTATCAAGATAGAAATACATGTATACTTTTTGGTGATGGTTGTGGTGCTGTTCTTTTGGAACCAAACACTGAAGGAAATGGCGTAATTGATTCTATCCTAAAAACTGACGGTTCGGGTGGACAATACCTAAACATCAAAGGTGGAGGATCATTAAATCCTGCATCCCATGCAACAGTAGACGCAGGATTGCACTACGCATACCAAGAAGGACGTACCGTATTTAAATTTGCAGTAACCAATATGGCTGATGTAGCTGTCGAAGTGATGGAACGAAACAAATTGACATCTGATGATGTTAATTGGTTAGTACCTCACCAAGCCAATAAAAGAATTATTGATGCAACTGCTGAACGTGCTGGATTGCCAGAAGAAAAAGTAATGGTAAACATCCAAAAATATGGAAATACAACTAGTGGAACAATCCCACTATGCTTATGGGAATGGGAAAGCCAACTTAAAAAAGGCGACAACCTGATCTTAGCCGCATTTGGTGGTGGATTCACTTGGGGATCCGTTTATTTAAGATGGGCTTACTAA
- the plsX gene encoding phosphate acyltransferase PlsX yields the protein MKIGLDVLGGDFAPDCNIKGAIEAQKQLDDSQRIVLFGDEEANKKAIADAGSDPSKFDYVHAPDNISMHEHPTKAISQKPNSSIAKGFDLLKAGEIDSFSSAGNTGAMLVGAMFSVKTIPGVIRPAIATNVPKLKDGFGILLDVGANADCKPEMLNQFAILGSLYAEHVYGIPSPKVGLLNIGEEEEKGNNLTIATYPLLKENNKINFIGNAEGRDLFSDHADVIVCDGYTGNVVLKLAESFYVVTLKKGFKDQFFDRFNYEQYGGSPILGVNAPVIIGHGISSPEAIKNMVLLSRDMIASKFIEKIKSAFN from the coding sequence ATGAAGATTGGATTAGACGTGTTGGGGGGAGATTTTGCTCCAGATTGTAACATCAAAGGAGCAATTGAAGCTCAAAAACAGTTGGATGATTCCCAAAGAATCGTTCTATTTGGCGATGAAGAAGCTAACAAAAAAGCCATTGCCGATGCTGGATCTGACCCCTCAAAATTTGACTATGTTCATGCTCCTGATAATATCAGCATGCACGAACATCCCACAAAAGCAATCAGCCAAAAACCGAACTCTTCCATTGCGAAGGGATTTGACTTATTGAAAGCAGGAGAGATAGATTCTTTCTCATCTGCAGGTAACACAGGTGCCATGCTGGTTGGCGCTATGTTCAGCGTTAAAACAATTCCAGGGGTTATTCGCCCAGCAATAGCAACTAATGTCCCTAAGTTAAAAGACGGATTCGGAATCCTATTGGACGTTGGAGCTAATGCAGACTGTAAACCAGAAATGCTGAACCAATTTGCAATCCTAGGAAGCCTATATGCAGAACATGTATACGGCATCCCTTCTCCGAAAGTCGGACTACTGAACATCGGCGAAGAAGAAGAAAAAGGAAACAACCTCACCATCGCTACCTACCCCCTATTAAAAGAAAACAACAAAATCAACTTTATCGGAAATGCAGAAGGTCGTGATCTATTCAGTGATCATGCCGATGTAATTGTATGCGATGGATACACAGGAAATGTCGTACTCAAACTTGCGGAGTCATTTTATGTGGTAACATTGAAGAAAGGGTTCAAAGACCAATTCTTCGATAGATTCAATTACGAGCAGTACGGTGGAAGCCCAATCTTAGGAGTAAATGCTCCTGTGATTATCGGCCATGGAATATCAAGTCCAGAGGCTATTAAAAATATGGTATTACTGTCAAGAGATATGATCGCATCAAAATTCATTGAGAAAATCAAATCTGCTTTTAATTAA
- the rpmF gene encoding 50S ribosomal protein L32 — MAHPKRKTSKSRRDKRRTHYKAELPSLTVCKETGAVHRPHHAYTVDGNLYYNGKLIIENTAAV; from the coding sequence ATGGCACATCCAAAACGTAAAACTTCTAAATCTAGAAGAGACAAGAGAAGAACACACTATAAAGCGGAATTACCTAGCTTAACTGTTTGTAAAGAAACTGGCGCGGTGCATAGACCTCACCACGCATATACAGTAGACGGCAACTTATACTACAACGGTAAATTAATTATTGAGAATACCGCTGCTGTCTAA
- a CDS encoding YceD family protein: MKYLKKYRIPFSGLSTGKHSFDFEIDEKFFACYEHSLVQDGNLKAVVELQKQENMLIAHFDIQGTIKLTCDVCLSTFDSPVHIKERALVKFSDEDWNEDTEEVITLSKSDYELDIAPLLYEYINVAVPPYPKCSENGDGIECDPEMLGRIQNEEISSSEEDNEENIDPRWEALKNIKNN; the protein is encoded by the coding sequence GTGAAGTATCTAAAAAAATACAGAATACCCTTTTCAGGTCTTTCAACAGGTAAGCACAGTTTTGACTTTGAAATCGACGAGAAGTTCTTTGCATGTTACGAACATTCCTTAGTGCAGGACGGCAACTTAAAAGCAGTTGTTGAACTACAGAAACAGGAAAACATGTTGATAGCTCATTTCGACATTCAAGGTACTATAAAACTTACCTGCGATGTATGCCTGTCAACATTTGATTCTCCAGTTCATATTAAGGAACGTGCTTTGGTAAAATTCAGCGATGAAGATTGGAACGAGGACACAGAAGAAGTCATCACCCTTTCCAAAAGCGACTATGAATTGGACATTGCCCCATTACTCTATGAGTATATCAATGTGGCAGTGCCGCCTTACCCTAAGTGCAGTGAAAATGGAGACGGGATCGAGTGTGACCCCGAAATGTTGGGAAGAATACAAAACGAAGAAATCAGCTCGTCTGAGGAGGACAATGAAGAGAACATTGACCCTCGTTGGGAAGCATTGAAGAATATTAAAAATAACTAA
- a CDS encoding epoxyqueuosine reductase QueH encodes MENKEFVREKLELPNQGKKLLLHSCCAPCSGEVMEALIASDIEFTIYFYNPNIHPRKEYDLRKEENIRFAEKHNIPFIDADYDVDHWFELAKGMEHEPEKGIRCTMCFDMRFEKTAEYADANGFDVISSSLGISRWKNMEQINDCGLRAASRFPNMEYWTFNWRKKGGSARMLEISKKEKFYMQEYCGCAYSLRDTNKWRMANDRPKIELGKNYYE; translated from the coding sequence ATGGAGAACAAAGAATTTGTAAGAGAGAAGTTGGAATTACCCAACCAAGGGAAAAAGCTTTTGCTTCACTCCTGCTGTGCTCCCTGTTCCGGTGAGGTTATGGAGGCGTTGATTGCTTCAGACATAGAATTTACCATCTATTTCTATAATCCTAACATCCACCCACGAAAAGAGTACGATCTCAGGAAAGAAGAAAACATCCGTTTTGCTGAAAAACACAACATCCCATTTATCGATGCCGACTATGATGTAGATCATTGGTTTGAATTGGCTAAAGGCATGGAGCATGAACCTGAAAAAGGAATCCGATGTACCATGTGCTTTGACATGAGGTTTGAAAAAACAGCAGAGTATGCCGATGCCAATGGATTCGACGTCATCTCAAGTTCTTTGGGAATTTCTCGTTGGAAAAATATGGAGCAGATCAATGACTGCGGCTTGAGAGCAGCTTCAAGATTTCCCAACATGGAATATTGGACATTCAATTGGCGCAAAAAAGGTGGATCTGCAAGGATGCTCGAAATCAGCAAAAAAGAAAAATTCTATATGCAAGAATATTGTGGCTGTGCATACTCCTTAAGAGACACCAATAAGTGGAGAATGGCCAACGACCGCCCAAAAATTGAATTAGGAAAAAATTATTACGAATAG
- a CDS encoding transglutaminase-like domain-containing protein translates to MVNEKEIKALIFLLDDPDGEIFQEIEHKLITCGPEVIPLLEHSWESSFDPLSQSRIENIIHKIQYDQVKNDLQLWKLNNSEDLLEGLLITNRYQYPNLHEEQVYYQLAELRRNAWYHLMYDMSPVEKVKLLNNILFREFGLSGNTSNYHDPQNSFIHKVLETKKGNPISLACIYALVAQKLDIPIYGVNLPKHFVLAYVDPDNQEKVQFYINVFNRGQIMREEDIYAFLRQLNLPLSDAYTLPCDNIAIIKRVLRNLIAAYEHVDNAEKKLEVETLLSLIEEDEIM, encoded by the coding sequence ATGGTGAATGAAAAAGAAATAAAGGCACTCATCTTTCTTTTGGATGATCCCGACGGGGAGATTTTTCAGGAGATCGAGCACAAACTAATCACCTGTGGACCAGAAGTAATACCTTTATTGGAACACTCGTGGGAGTCTTCCTTTGACCCCCTTTCTCAAAGCCGAATTGAGAATATCATTCATAAAATCCAATATGATCAAGTTAAAAATGACTTACAACTTTGGAAACTCAACAATTCTGAAGATTTATTGGAAGGCCTATTAATCACCAATAGATATCAGTACCCGAACCTACACGAAGAGCAGGTATATTACCAGCTGGCCGAACTTCGGAGAAATGCCTGGTATCATCTTATGTATGATATGAGCCCTGTAGAAAAGGTGAAATTGCTCAATAATATCCTTTTTAGGGAATTTGGACTTTCTGGGAATACATCAAATTACCATGACCCTCAAAATTCATTTATCCACAAAGTACTGGAAACAAAAAAAGGAAACCCAATCAGTTTAGCCTGTATCTACGCTTTAGTAGCTCAAAAACTTGATATCCCTATTTATGGGGTCAACTTGCCAAAACATTTTGTGCTGGCATACGTGGATCCTGATAACCAAGAGAAAGTCCAGTTTTATATTAATGTGTTCAACCGTGGACAGATTATGCGCGAAGAAGATATATATGCTTTCTTAAGGCAACTCAACCTGCCATTATCTGATGCATACACCTTGCCATGTGACAATATAGCCATCATTAAAAGAGTATTGAGAAATCTAATAGCCGCCTACGAACATGTAGACAATGCTGAAAAGAAATTAGAGGTTGAAACCCTGTTGTCCTTAATAGAAGAAGACGAGATTATGTAA
- a CDS encoding ABC transporter ATP-binding protein: protein MIKLEHIFKWYNVGGTKSFILKDINLEIAEGDFVSIMGPSGSGKSTLLNVIGMLDEPDEGSYFFMDEDVLKMKAKKRSQLFQSHIGYVFQSYHLIDELTVYENIETPLIYKNLSSSERKSIVSDMLDRFNIVGKKDLFPAQLSGGQQQVVGIARALAGSPRLLLADEPTGNLNSKQGEEIMELFKQLNEEGMTIIQVTHSEKNAEYGKSIINMLDGQLK, encoded by the coding sequence ATGATAAAATTAGAGCACATTTTCAAATGGTACAACGTGGGAGGCACCAAATCATTTATTCTGAAGGACATAAACCTCGAAATTGCGGAAGGTGATTTTGTATCGATTATGGGGCCATCAGGTTCCGGGAAATCAACTTTGCTGAATGTCATCGGGATGCTGGATGAACCCGACGAAGGCTCCTATTTCTTCATGGATGAAGATGTGTTAAAGATGAAAGCCAAAAAAAGATCGCAATTGTTTCAATCTCATATCGGATATGTCTTTCAATCTTACCACTTAATCGACGAGTTGACTGTTTATGAAAACATTGAGACCCCTCTGATTTATAAAAACCTTTCCTCTTCTGAACGCAAGAGCATTGTTTCTGATATGTTAGACCGCTTTAATATTGTTGGCAAGAAGGATTTGTTCCCAGCTCAACTATCGGGGGGACAACAACAGGTCGTCGGTATTGCCCGTGCTTTGGCAGGATCGCCAAGACTTTTGTTGGCCGATGAACCTACTGGAAACCTAAATTCTAAACAAGGTGAAGAAATTATGGAACTCTTCAAACAATTGAACGAGGAAGGAATGACCATTATTCAGGTTACCCACTCAGAGAAAAATGCGGAATATGGTAAATCCATCATTAATATGTTGGATGGACAATTAAAGTAA
- a CDS encoding ABC transporter permease gives MLIEVLILTVIAASLSLIALAISGNILQKWFNDDLKNYLFSHKTLFQLSLAVVATTLLSGIYPAIVLSGYKTIHLLKGSFTKTAQKFTFRNALLTFQVVFAIVFIVGMLVVQQQIKYIRDTDKGFEPEQIISFNGIGLYYNGAIGGNFEDFQKRLMNDPSIVSATSATNVPGYGERPPKKEFLSNSAKFDMEHIGIDPRYFETLKIEKIAGEENISLAQILKDSLSNYAVINESAAKSLGLTNPIGAKIAGCDVNFEIIAVVKDSKSYGFENKVAPTVYSYKNECGQRRFKITLMVKTASGMADQAIKIVEKEWQKNELSKDLPLDYRFMDQQYASLHAKQEEMQSAFNIFSIIAVIIAALGLFSMSAFQVTVKRKEMSVRKVLGASINAIFFQLNKPFFKIFGIACLFAIPLAFLMIRSWLNNFAYHIEIQWWYFAFAAVIVFGIILLTISYQAIKGAKENPVDSLRDE, from the coding sequence TTGTTGATAGAAGTTCTGATTTTAACGGTTATTGCCGCATCATTAAGTCTAATTGCTTTGGCAATCTCTGGAAACATATTGCAGAAATGGTTCAATGATGATTTAAAAAACTACTTGTTCTCCCATAAAACATTATTTCAACTTTCCTTAGCTGTAGTTGCAACCACCCTACTGTCAGGAATTTATCCTGCAATCGTACTTTCAGGATACAAAACTATTCATCTTTTAAAAGGAAGTTTTACAAAGACCGCTCAAAAATTCACCTTTCGAAATGCATTATTGACATTTCAAGTAGTCTTTGCGATCGTATTTATTGTTGGAATGTTGGTCGTACAGCAACAAATAAAATATATTCGGGATACAGATAAAGGATTTGAACCAGAACAGATCATCAGTTTTAATGGTATTGGTCTTTATTATAATGGAGCAATAGGTGGGAATTTCGAGGATTTTCAAAAAAGACTGATGAATGATCCAAGTATCGTATCTGCAACATCAGCCACAAATGTCCCTGGCTACGGAGAAAGACCACCAAAAAAGGAATTCTTATCAAACTCAGCAAAATTTGATATGGAACATATTGGAATCGATCCTCGATATTTCGAAACACTGAAGATTGAAAAGATAGCCGGCGAAGAAAACATCTCCTTGGCCCAGATTCTGAAAGACAGCTTGTCTAACTATGCAGTCATCAATGAAAGTGCTGCAAAATCTTTAGGTTTAACTAATCCAATAGGTGCGAAAATAGCTGGATGTGACGTCAATTTTGAAATTATTGCTGTCGTAAAAGACAGTAAATCTTATGGTTTTGAAAATAAGGTGGCTCCTACTGTCTATAGTTATAAGAATGAATGTGGCCAAAGAAGGTTTAAGATCACTTTAATGGTCAAAACCGCATCAGGAATGGCAGATCAGGCAATCAAAATTGTTGAAAAGGAATGGCAAAAAAATGAACTATCGAAAGACTTGCCGCTGGATTATAGATTTATGGATCAACAATATGCCAGTCTCCATGCAAAACAAGAAGAAATGCAGTCTGCCTTCAATATCTTCAGTATAATCGCTGTTATCATTGCTGCCCTGGGATTATTCAGTATGTCCGCATTTCAGGTAACTGTAAAACGAAAAGAAATGAGCGTTCGCAAAGTTCTTGGAGCCTCAATTAATGCTATCTTTTTCCAACTTAATAAACCTTTTTTTAAGATCTTCGGTATAGCTTGCTTATTCGCTATTCCTTTAGCTTTTCTAATGATCAGAAGCTGGTTGAACAATTTTGCATACCATATCGAAATTCAATGGTGGTATTTTGCTTTTGCAGCAGTTATTGTTTTTGGAATAATATTACTAACGATCAGTTATCAAGCTATCAAAGGAGCAAAAGAAAATCCTGTCGATAGCCTAAGAGACGAATGA
- a CDS encoding ABC transporter permease, translating into MIKNDWKIAWRNLWKNKTFSILNILGLTLGFTGFILSYQYINRETSYDKWNPNYDKIYQIGLESDGAFTQETPPSLAPLIKENFPEVELAGRRLIYPYGGYPIFGETTVYMKTAALLDSSAAEIFQVKSQNGPLFKSKDQKEATLVNERDAKLLFKPGDLAFNEPKKLPMLAVNSGMEETIYGIIQERKMSMIDYDFIFIKEIGDEKADGNPFTYQTFIQVKENANIEALQEKINNLYQNKIANNDRVRSSAFAKGSIYIDPLANLHLQPKAGSNTPYLIVWIIGILSTIILVLASANFANMIMAQADQRVKELAIKKSWEAVGLLLSVNC; encoded by the coding sequence ATGATAAAAAACGATTGGAAAATAGCTTGGAGAAACCTTTGGAAAAACAAAACATTTTCTATCCTTAATATTCTAGGTTTGACCTTAGGGTTTACTGGATTTATTCTCTCCTACCAATATATCAACAGAGAAACCAGCTATGATAAATGGAATCCTAATTATGATAAAATCTATCAAATCGGACTGGAATCGGATGGAGCTTTTACGCAAGAAACACCACCTTCTCTAGCTCCATTGATCAAAGAGAATTTTCCAGAGGTGGAATTGGCAGGTAGAAGATTGATCTATCCTTACGGTGGATATCCAATCTTTGGAGAAACGACTGTTTACATGAAAACTGCCGCTCTTCTGGATTCTTCTGCCGCAGAAATTTTTCAAGTCAAAAGTCAAAATGGCCCCCTTTTCAAATCAAAGGACCAAAAGGAAGCAACTTTAGTAAATGAAAGAGATGCTAAACTCTTATTCAAACCTGGGGACTTAGCATTCAATGAACCTAAAAAACTCCCCATGTTGGCTGTAAATTCTGGGATGGAAGAAACCATCTATGGAATTATTCAAGAACGCAAAATGTCAATGATAGATTATGACTTTATATTTATCAAAGAAATTGGAGATGAAAAGGCAGATGGAAACCCATTTACCTATCAAACATTTATACAAGTAAAAGAAAATGCAAATATTGAAGCATTACAGGAAAAAATAAATAATTTATATCAAAATAAAATAGCGAACAATGACCGAGTGAGATCTTCCGCATTCGCCAAAGGAAGTATTTATATAGATCCGCTTGCCAATCTACATTTACAGCCAAAAGCTGGATCCAATACCCCTTACTTAATAGTTTGGATCATAGGTATTCTATCGACTATTATTTTGGTTCTTGCTTCAGCAAATTTTGCCAATATGATTATGGCACAAGCGGATCAAAGAGTAAAGGAATTGGCGATCAAAAAATCCTGGGAAGCAGTAGGCTTGCTATTATCAGTCAATTGTTGA
- a CDS encoding ABC transporter permease produces the protein MKPTVILAQSNQEYGNILIKIKEGQVKSANHGIGVVMKKFFPDKYINYEWVDELEAKNYQKETKQAQLFTFFSVLALFISALGVTGLILQSVEQRTKEIGIRKVLGASISNISNLFGKEYIMMILFSIILSSPIAWYLANKWLEDFAYKTEVQWWFFGVSGLIILLTTLITVNIQTIKAALENPVDSLREE, from the coding sequence ATGAAACCTACTGTAATCCTCGCTCAAAGTAATCAAGAATACGGCAATATTTTAATCAAGATAAAAGAAGGACAGGTAAAGTCCGCAAATCATGGTATTGGAGTTGTCATGAAAAAATTCTTTCCAGATAAATATATAAACTATGAATGGGTTGATGAGCTAGAAGCTAAAAATTATCAAAAAGAAACCAAACAAGCTCAACTTTTCACATTTTTCTCAGTCCTTGCATTGTTTATTTCAGCATTGGGGGTAACTGGCTTGATTCTTCAAAGTGTTGAACAAAGAACTAAAGAAATTGGAATACGCAAAGTATTGGGTGCATCTATTAGTAATATTTCTAACCTTTTTGGTAAAGAATATATAATGATGATTCTTTTTTCCATCATCCTTTCCTCACCTATTGCATGGTATTTAGCAAATAAATGGCTTGAAGACTTTGCCTATAAAACAGAAGTTCAATGGTGGTTTTTTGGAGTTAGTGGCCTAATAATCTTGTTGACAACATTAATCACTGTTAATATTCAGACCATAAAGGCTGCCTTGGAGAATCCAGTGGACAGCTTGAGGGAAGAGTAA